In Flexistipes sp., the sequence GTATCAGCCATTTGTTAGAGCTACTATTGGAAGTATTTTGGAAGTTATTGGTTATAAAAAGTATTCAAATATATTAGCTTGTAGCTTAAATCCACTCACAAAATATAATCTTAATATATCATCAGAAGCTTTGCCAAATAAATTTGATTGGAATATTGTATGAAGCTTCATGAAAATTATGATATTTTTGAAGCAACAATTTTAAATGACAATGATAAAGTGTTTTCATTAACAAGCAATTTTCATTTTTCAGTCAGTTTTATAAAAAAGGTGCTGCGTTTGTGTATTTTATGAAAATTTTCGATTGGCTTGAAGACCATATAAAATTTATTAAACTTATAAGTATACCTTTAATTTTACTTCTTATAACATTAATTGCCCTGATGGTGCATCTTACTGAAGGTCATTGGTTGCACTTGATGTATATACCGGTGATTTTAGGCGGAATTATTTATGGTTCCTGGGGAGGTCTGATTTCCGGGGTTATAGGCAGCATTGCAATCAGCCCTTTGATTCATTCACATATTGATGCTCAAGGTTTCAAAGCTTTTACCGGCTGGATTGAGCATGCAAGTTCTTTTTCATTTATAGGATTGTTTATAGGTGCTTTTGCCGGCAATGCACGCAAATATATGCTCCGGACAAAATGGGAGGCTGTACATGATAAGATAACAGGTCTTCCAAACAGACTTTCTCTTGAAAAAGAAGTAGAGGATCTTTCAGCCGCGGAAAAAGCGGGTAAACATCATTACATGATCACAGCTATAATAAAAAACTCGAGAGAATTGGAAAGTGCATTCGGGCCGGAAGTTATAAACAATATGATAGGGCAGCTGGCAGACCGCCTGAGCACAGTTTCAAAAGAAAGCATAAAAGTTTACCGCACCCATTTTGACCAAGTGGGTATTCTTGTGAAAAACTATCATGAAAATAAAATAGAAGAACTGCTTAAAAAACTGGAAAGTCGCTTTTATGACGCATTTGAATTTGAGGACATAAGACTGCATGGCGATATTTTCATGGGCATTTTTAAATTCGATAAAATAAATAATATATCTTCATATTATTTGCAAAAAGCTTCTTCAGCAGCGGTCAAAGCAATCAAATCAAATAAAAGATATTTTATTATGACAATGAGTGAGGCACTTCAAACTTCTGTTGAAAATCTGAAGTTAATGGGTGATATAAAAGAGGCATTGGATAAGGAACAAATATATTTTCATTTTCAACCTAAAATCAACTTAAGTACAGGCAAATTGCATGGCTTTGAAGCACTTATGAGATGGGATCATCCAGTATATGGTTATATTCCACCGGGTAAATTTATTCCCAGAGCTGAAGAGAGTACGCTTATACACTGGC encodes:
- a CDS encoding putative bifunctional diguanylate cyclase/phosphodiesterase, yielding MKIFDWLEDHIKFIKLISIPLILLLITLIALMVHLTEGHWLHLMYIPVILGGIIYGSWGGLISGVIGSIAISPLIHSHIDAQGFKAFTGWIEHASSFSFIGLFIGAFAGNARKYMLRTKWEAVHDKITGLPNRLSLEKEVEDLSAAEKAGKHHYMITAIIKNSRELESAFGPEVINNMIGQLADRLSTVSKESIKVYRTHFDQVGILVKNYHENKIEELLKKLESRFYDAFEFEDIRLHGDIFMGIFKFDKINNISSYYLQKASSAAVKAIKSNKRYFIMTMSEALQTSVENLKLMGDIKEALDKEQIYFHFQPKINLSTGKLHGFEALMRWDHPVYGYIPPGKFIPRAEESTLIHWLTFYTIDKGLAQLLKWNDKGIRDIRLAVNISTQNLADSDFTQKIIHLLDRYGIEGKYLELEITENSFMDNIEQSIPMLKSLSDAGIILSIDDFGTGYSSLLYLKQLPVSAVKIDQAFVKHLPEDNDSVHIVREAIRLAHILDMEVVAEGVETQESLEFLKQEKCDLAQGYYICHPLPAAEIEEIYNKTNGKFVE